The segment ACACTTACACTTTTGTGATTCTTACACTTTTGGGATTTGCATTGACTCTCCCTGTTAACCGTGACACTTTTCTCTACCAGATCTTGTCTTTGCGCCTCCTTTGGTTTTCACACCATTTAGGTATCCTGATGGCTCAGCTTTCAGTCTTCTTACTCTTACATTGTTGCACCATCTCACCCCTGTGGCAGCCTAACCCCCTGAATTAGGGGGTCCATGGAACACCAGGAATAGGTCCATAGATCCTAGCTTCTCAGCCCTGCTCTATTTGTTTCTATGCTCATTTCTTCTCAGCCTTTGTAATTCCTGATTGACATGGTTATCTACTCAGCATTTTCTCTTCCATGGCATGCTAAACATCTGACAGATGAACTTTCCAAAACCTTACACTCTAGGGCACTGTAGAGATTGTCCCCTGGCTCCCTACGACGGGCACATCTGGGTTAAGGATGCAGACTCACCATTGCTGACGGGTTGGTTTGCCGCTCCCGTTCTCGCCTAATTTCACTCTCGATCGATTCACGAATGGCCAACTTGCAAGCACGTTGGCAAATCTCGGTCAAGTCAGCTCCAGAGAAGCCATTAGTCATTTTAGCCAGGAACTCTAAATCCACATCCTAAAAGAAGCAACAGAGCTACCTTAGCTTTTAGCCTCTTTTCCCCTGAGATACACTGATCTTTGAGGCACCAAAGCACTTCCAATTCCACTTTGTTCCATCTCTGCCACCAGTTTTATTCCTTATTCTAGATCATCTTAATACCCTCAAATTTTCCATCCTTCCTTTTCAACTATAACCCCAGGAATCCCCAATAGAACCTTGTCCAGGAACCAAGGAGCATGCCACACAGCCTGCAGATTTATGACCCTGCGACCCAAGACCTTGCACCTGCCTTGGCAACTGGGGACTTGCGCAGGTTGGCCTTGAGAATGGCAACACGGGACTTCTCATCGGGAAGCGGGATATAGATGAGCTGATCAAGGCGGCCAGGTCGCAGGATGGCAGGATCAATGATGTCAGGTCGGTTGGTAGCGCCAatgataaatacatttttctttgtgGACATGCCGTCCATTTCTGTCAGGATCTGGTTGATGACTCGGTCGGCagccccaccaccatctccaatGTTGCCACCACGGGCCTTGGCAATTGAATCCAGCTCATCAAAGAACAGTACACAGGGGGCAGCTTGGCGTGCCTGTGAGAGGGACAGATGGACTTGAGCATTAGCACAACTGGGTCTCTTAGAcctgagaaaaaatggaaaataaagtgaCCTTCACTGCCCTAACTGAGCTGCCAGAATGGGATGGTCTTAATCTCCCAAAGAACAGCCTCTACCCCTAACTTGTCCCAAGCAAGTGAATTGATAGCCCAGCCACTTGTAGCTCACCTTGTCGAAGATTTCCCTCACGTTGGCCTCAGACTCCCCAAACCACATGGTGAGCAGCTCAGGACCCTTGATGGAGATGAAGTTGGCCTGGCACTCATTAGCAATGGCTTTGGCCAGCAATGTTTTCCCACAGCCAGGAGGTCCATAGAACAGTACTCCCTTGGAGGGTGTCATGCCAAACTTGAGGAATTTGTCTGGGTGCTCCACAGGATactaggaggaaaaagaaagaggattCAGGGATATCTCCCCCAGTCTGAGAGAAACCCAACCTAACAGAAGCATCCTCCCACACCATGTCATGGTGTAAGGCGACAGGCTTCTTGGTGCTTCCAACCTCAGAACAGCAGGCTCCTGAATCATGCTCATAATTTCTGCAATCAATGTGCCAACACCCCAATACCACCAGCTCGATGACAACATGCTGAGGCAGTGACCCACCCTGGACCAAGCATCCTACCTGGACCAGCTCCTGAAGCTCACGTTTGACATCCTCCAAGCCCCCAATGTCCTCCCAGGTCACCTGTGGCACCTCTACCACAGTTTCCCGCAGTGCTGATGGGTTGCTCTGGCTCAGGGCCCactaaaaagggaagaaaaattggGGATGCGAATTGCCAGGAAAGAGATCAAAGTGCATGTGCGTGTACCTGAAAGGGAGAGCGGCCCTTACTCGGAAGTCATCCATAGTAACTGCCAGGGAGTTCATGACCTCAGCATCAATGGTCTCGTCTTCTAGGTCAATGAGGTCCATCTTCTTACGGATGGCTTGCAGAGCAGCCTCAGAGCACAGGGCTGCTAAGTCAGCTCCCACATGCCCATGAGTCTCATTGGCTACCTGCAGAGAGAAGATCCACTTACTCTCCTGTCTCTGAGAATGAGACCTAGCTTAGATGTCTCTATTCTGCCTTAGATAACAGAACCCTGCCCTCTTCCTCTGACTCCTATCTCTGGGTCCTCCATTCCCCTAAAAACATACCAGCAGCCCTTTCATTAGCTGGACTTTTAAGTATTCAAGCCTGCGCTTGGGGCCTAGAAATAAAGCAGCCCCCAATCTTCTGGTTCACCCTAATTCACTGTAAACCAAGGAAAATGCCAACCCTAGTTTCCTGGATTTAATCTCACATCACcctttccctgcccaggaattaaAATCAATCGCCTCACATCTGAAGCTTCTGTCCCTAGTCAGTCCCCTTCAACTGTATGGAAACAAGACATCTGAACTTTTGGCCAGCCCTCATCAACATGCCACCTGTTCAAGGTCCACATCATCTGCCAGCTTCATGTTCTTGGTGTGGATCTGAAGAATTTCCAAGCGTCCTGTAGCGTCAGGGATTCCAATATCCACCTCTCTATCAAAGCGACCTGTGTTATGATGCATAGACAGGGATCATTTCTGGTGCATAGGGAAGAAGGGCCCAGGCCTAAGGCGTCCAACCATTACACTGTGACCAGGAAATGTCTGGTGTTAGCACTGAAAGCCCCATATCTTGGGAAATCCCTCAGTCTCAGGCAAACCAGGATGGGTGGTTACCCTGGACATGACAAGGAATAAGGGAAAGAAAGGACCTTACTCTTTACCTAACTGCAAAGGACTTCAtgaaatcctcaaaaaaaaacaaaacaaaaaaacgaaATCCTGAGCATTAGGCAACTTAGATGAAGGACAGATATGGGATCAACAGGATTAAGCCCACTGGAGACATAATCTCCACATGAGCAAAGACAGCAAAAAGAGTTATTTGGGGTCCTTACCAAATCGCCGTAGGGCTGGGTCAATGCTGTTGGGTCTGTTGGTTGCTGCCATAACAATGACATGTGCTCTCTGCTTTAGGCCATCCATGAGGGTCAACAACTGTGATACAATACGCCGCTCCACCTCCCCATGGGTCTGTCAGGACAAAATGTCTGGTCAGAAGTGAAGTCAGGACCTTCTAAAACCCTACTATCCCCTTGGTTAAGTTCCTACTTTCTCTCTTTTGGGAGCAATGGCATCCAACTCATCAATGAAAATGATAGCAGGAGCATTCTTCTCAGCCTCTTCAAAGGCTTTACGAAGGTTGCTCTCAGACTCACCGGCCAACTTGCTCATGATCTCAGGACCTGAAAGCAAACAGAATGCATGCAGTGACTAAAATACATCCTTCCTCAATCTCAAAAAGTATTCAGATATCTTGTCTGTCTAGCTCAGAGACAGGTCCTGGGTGAGAATGTGGTAACATCTGCCTACTTTCTCACAGCCCCTACCAACAATTATCCCAGAGTAGCCACCAAGCCAGGATAAAAAGAAGTCAAGGGGCTCAATACACTTATCTCAGTTGAACTGAAAGGTATGAAGATGGTGACAGCAGATGCTGTGGGACCTCTGGCCAGAGCAGAAGGAGCACCGGTTGGACCCCTACCAGTGAAATATCATTCTCAAAGAGATAGTTGATCTCAGCCAGTCTTCCCCCAAACCCTCTCAAATAAGTAAGCACTCCTCTTTAATGTCTTCAGCCTGTTAACGCTCTTTCTCAAGGTGGGATAAATCAAGGGACACCAGAATAGCATACCCTCCCGTTGCTGTTTATCTGTCTGCAATGGACTTTAAAATACAAACACTGAAGTATACATGAGGCTATGTATACAAATAAGCATGTCCATGATTTCTCCTGTTCATGAGACTTGGGTCATGCTTAGCTCAGAGTGGAGTCCAACCAAACACAAAGTGAACCAAGTCTCCTACCATTGATCAAAAAGAAGAAGGCGCCAGTCTCATTTGCCACAGCTCGAGCAATCAAGGTCTTCCCAGTCCCAGGAGGTCCATAGAGCAGGATTCCCCGAGGAGGCTGAGGACCAGTACAGAGGGTTGATTAGGTTCAGACTCTCATCTTCTCCAAACCCCAGGTACCCTAAAATGGCCTAAGAAGGACTCTATTTAAACAGGATGAGAATTAGAGCTCAACTCGGAATGAGCCCTCAAATAGCAGTTGCTAGGAAGACACTTTACTTCAGACCATACTCACTCCTCTTTGCAGCAGAGATAATAATGCCAGAAAGCTGACAATACTTATGAAAAAATAGGAGATAGAGAGCACAGAAACCACACTAAGAAACTTTTAGTGTGAGTGAGTCTGAAGATCCTGGATCTAGGAAAAGTAAGAGGGCATTAGGCCAAGGGCATGACTTTAGACAGGTAAGAGCCAAGGACTAGTTCAGCCATTTAAGAGTGTTGGCCAGAGGCTCACTCACTGCTATAATCACAactctccaggatttattatcAAGTGGAATGCCTTCCCCTACCAATAGCCACAAGTTTTCCTCTTTGAAGTTGTCTTTTCTCTGGCTTCATCCACTGGAAGGATATGGAAAAGTACCCCCagaaaagataaatttatttacaCAATGTATACTAGGGAAAGGGATAGATAGAATCTTCATCTTCAGGGTGTCCTATGATACAGGAACAACTGGGATGTTACATTTTAGACCAGCAGTTCTCAAATATTCTGGACTCAGGATCCTTAACACTGCAAATTTCCTTTACTGCTATTGGGCaacacttggcttccctggttgctcagaggataaagtgtctgcctgcaatgcaggagaccagggttcgatccctgggttgggaagatcccctggagaaggaaatggcaacccactccagtattcttgcctagagaatcccatggacagaggagcctggcaggctacagtccacagggtcgcaaagagttggacatgactgagggactttacaCGCACATTCTAGACAAGCTGGCAAACTATGGTGAGACtttaagtaataaatatttaaaacagactATTTAGGGCCCATCAGATAAGAATGGTCTTTACATTTTGAAGGttgtaattaagaaaaaaaaattcaacacagAACTTAAATGGCCTATTCTGTTCTATACCATTAGTAGCTTTAATAAATTTAGAGTGTTTTATAAACCTGAATATAGTACTTCCTCTCGAATCCAAGGCAATGATGAAACACAGATATGAAAACATATCTGAAAACAGATATGAAAACACAGATAGACAGTGAGTTGTTGTTAATCACCACCACAAGTATTCTGGGCTAACAGAGCCCAGAATACTCACCTTCACACCAATGGCCTTAAAGAGGGCAGGATGTCTCAAGGGCAACTCCACCATCTCCTTTATCTGAGCTAACTGTTTCCTGCAGCCACCAATGTCATCATAGCCCACTTCATTCAAGGACTCTTCCTCATcctgaaaatgcaagagaaaaagaaaaggtaagaaTGCTACGATTAGCAAAAAGTGAGTTTCTCTAAAGATGGTGTAGAGAATCTGCTGTATGAGAAGCTTCTCCTCTAAGGGGATCATGCCTCAAAGAACAATTCAAAAAACCCCAGGGCAagaatttctttatttatatGGCCATGCTgcgcagcttgtaggatcttagttccccaaaagggatcaaacctgcaccctaaGCAGtaagagtgcagagtcctaacaactggactgccagggaatttccaatctttgcttttactttttatttgtttatttattccatGGCAAAGATTTGTAGCATAGCCTTTCCTCATTACATTGTCCTTAGTCTTACTGCAGTGGGTTCCCCTAAGACCTGAAGCTAGAAAGTGTGGGAAACAGGCAGGGGTCTAGATGTCATCATCAGCATCACTTCTTCAAAAATCATTTCAACCACTAGACTCATTAGGCTCAATCTAGATTTTAAACATTATTGATATCAGATACTTCTAAAAAATACCTAGGTCCAGAAATGAATAGCCATGCTTTCCACCTCTGGGAAGTAGCTTAACCATCAAGCCTGAGGATTCTTTGGAACTACCACACTACTGCCCTGCTGAGCACTCACTAAGTGGGATACCGGGATCAGGAAAAGAACTCACCTCTCGTTTGATAGGCTCCCCTTCACAGTGGATCACTGTGTCTGGCGCAACAATGCAATAAGGACTGGGATCTGTCTCCACTACTTTGAACTCTACAGCACGCATCCCACCCCGGACAAGGAAAATGTCTCCTGTGAGAGCAATCAGCACAAGAGCAGTCAGAGGTATCTATCACCAGACCAAGCTAAGAATTCCCCATCAGAACCTGGGATCTAGAATGCCAAGTTCACTAGATACTGTCCTTTCTCCTTCCCATCCACATCTTATTAAGCATcaggcaaaaagagaaaactaaattgTGAAAAGTCTCTCTGCCCCTCAAAAGACACTGAATAAAACCTGATGTGCCAGGAAGAAGCCCATAAGATTTTTGACTTCTGATGTATAGATAACCCAAGCTTGCACAACCACCACCACCGGCAGAACTGCGCTAAGTATTAAATACACTGTGGACTGTGATACACCCCCAATTGCCCACCTCTTCCTTCAGAGATACAAGAGAAAATAGCTTACTGTACTGGAACAAGCGGTGGGAATGGGAAAAAGGGGAAGTGCAAGGAAGCAGGGAAGGAGAGTACACATGTGCagaatgtgtatgtatgcatacatgtatGAGAATAGACAAAGATGGACCAAGGTTTACTTTTGGGTATCCCTACAACAATAGCCCTTGAGTTCAGTCCTTAGAATTATTTCTCACCTTTCCGGATGGGTCGATAAGCTTCCAGGAAGTATGGCTTAAGGTAAACCTCAAAGAGATTGCCAGTGATGCCTTCCACTGTGTCATCGATGGGTAGTACATGGATGCGTTTGCCGTACTTCACATCAGGGCATGGCTGGATGCTGAGAATGACAAGCAGACTCCACATTACCAACCACACTGCAGCCCCAAGCTCTGGGTATCCaaaagggcctggcacagagagCTGATGGCGAGCGAAAGAGAAAAGGCAGGGATGGCTTTAGGTGAAGAGAGGCAAGGGGGTAGGGTGGGAGTGAGGGCAAAGCAACAGCCAAGCAGAACAGGTCATACGCAGGGTAGAGTGACAGAGGGGGGAGCCTCTAGAAGAAGCTGCTGGGACTGCCCACTCACAATCAATGAGGCAAAAGAAAGACCCACACATCTGGAATCCCCACGAAGACACAGGAGGGAAAGTCTTCAGTGAGACATATCCAAGGATGACCCATTCTGGTTACTACTGGTAACCCAACATTACAAAAAGGGACCTTAGTCTGACAAGTGTCAGGGTCAGAGAAATACAACTGAAAAAATCATCTCGGTCAGGTGGTCAGAGCACCTTGATAAAGTGACTAAGCACTTCCAGGAAGAAGGCTCCATAAAACCTAGAATCCCCCCAAAAGTATCAGAAGCCTGAGATGTTCCTGGCCGGGTGACAAGATGGTTGGGTAGCAGTGGCCAGTGATGACTTCAAGATGGAGAAACCTCTTGCCTAAAGTCTAATCACTCAGACTGGAACTATCCAAGGCCTGGCTCAAACTATGCCTCTCACCTCGATTAGCTTGGATCTTTATACAAACCTGCTAGGAGTCCACCTTCCCTGCCCATACTCCCAACTCATTCTAGCCCCGACAAAAGCCATCAATGCAAGGCTATAAGCTTATTTGGCAGATATAGCCCTCAAATGGCATCCTAAACCAAGGTCTATGCTGTGACCcctggtagaaaaaaataaaggtaccAAGAAAGTCAAGAAATGCCAACCTGTCCCAAGGGTCATGAAGAAGCAGATTTTGAAGTCCCAGAGGCAGACCCAAAACCTAAAAACAACCTTAGAAACCTAAGTCTTCCCATGGCCTGCAAGCTCCCAATATCTGCAGTTGCCAAGGCCTTTATGGGGGTACTGCCTGTAAAGCAGGCAGTCTCTGGCCTCCCATCCCTGAGGGGCCAAGAACTCCACACACACCTGATAACATCCCCCAGGTGTACACGAAGGTTATTCCGAACAACTCTATTCATTCGAATCTTCTCATCAGAACATGTGTCATCAGAAAGCACAATGCACACAGCTTCCcgcctcttctttcctttcagcaACACTGTGTCACCTCGGAACAACTGCAGTTCATCCATCTTGGGCTGAGGAAAGAAGGTTAAGGCCTTTGGGTCACTGGGCCAGGGGATAAGCAGCAGCCCTGGAGGTTGGGATTCCCAGTAAACCCCATTCTATCTGTGGTCACtgcaagaaaaatgagaaaagaaacctGGGAAAAGCCCTCAGGTTAAGTGCAATAAGCAAAGATTGGACTGTGGACCCAACTTACCTGGGACAAGGATACCACACTGTTGTCCTCATTGATGGCTTCATCAACAATTAACCGATTGGGACGGTTTTTCTGTTTAAGAATGGCTGTTGATAAATCATCGCCTTTTgaactagaaagagaaaaagaagtcagTTCCAAAACAAATTCCAGCAACATCCCCACCAGTCTCTAAAACTCATACTTAGGAAAGAAATAGTGCATTGATGAAGTTGTCCCCACACAGAGCTCAAATAAAGAGAAAGTAAGCCAAGATCAAGAATGCTTATCAAGTACATATTACAATTCCTATTTCAGCAACTCTTGGTATTCCGAGTACTGGTATCCCAGCTGTAAGGCCCCAGGTGATCTTGCCTAgggtcaggaaactaagaaaacaaaataaaagtggAGTCTGAGCAgtaattagagaaatggaaatagtcTTAGACAGTACAGAATAGTGATTAAGAGAAGGGGCTTTGCAGTCAGACCTGTTGGGTCTGAATTCCAACCCTGCCACTTagctgtgatcttgggcaagtgatTTGACCTCTCTGGAGGCAGATATAAAATGGGGACTACAGTAGCACTCATCACAGAGGATTACTATCTTAAGATAGTGAGATGATGAACGCTAAAATGGACTGTCTTAAGTAAGATATGAATGTCTGGCGTATGGTATCTGACATTTAGTATGATTAGCATTGCAGAACACAGCACAAGCTCGCTCTTTGCTGACCTTCTTACAGTAAGTAAGACAACCTCCCATGGGGCTTGGAGAGGCCCCAAGCCCCACAAAGTAAGCCTGGAAACTATGAAGAAGAATCATTAGAATTACCCTTCCTACTGGCTAAACCTGCTGAACGCCAGCGCATTCTGTACACCACAGGAATGCAAAGCATAAAGACCATCATATTtgaaaaaagcaaacacaaaacacTATCGGATCTGGAATCTTCACCAGAGAGAAGCTCAAGCTCAAATGGAGTTTCAGGGTTATCTCTGCAAAGACACACAACTCCATGGAGTTGGTTCAAAAAGTTAAAACCAAGAAATGCTGAGACATGGGATAAATCCAAATCCCTCTTGTCTAAATCAAGGTTGCCTGAGTCTGAACTCAGTTTAAACTACCTAAATAAACTATCTAAATAAACTACCTAAACCACTTCCCAACACCAATTTCTCTGCAGGCTCTCCCTTTAAAGAGAAGGTCTTATCTTCTCTTAGTAAGGCTCAGGAAAACATGGGCATTAACCCAAATAAGGAGGCCAGACAATGGAAAACACCagggaataaataaaaagaaacatttcccaTGGATTATTTCTTTACTCAACAAATTAACaaggggtgtgtctgtgtgtgtgtgagcttccTGGCACTAGGGGTCAGAATctgtctgccgatgcaggagactcgggtttgatctctgggtcaggaagatcccctggaggacatggccacatactcttcagtattcttgtctgcagaattccatggacggaggagtttggcaggctatggtccatagcgttgcacagagttggacatgattgaaacaatttagcatgcacgcatatattatgtttttccctggtggctcagatggtaaagaacctacctgcaatgtgggagacctgggtttgatccctgggttaggaagatcccctggagaagggactggctacccactccagtattcttgcctggagaattccataaatacACCAGGCACCGTTCTAGGATCTGGGAATTATCAGCCAACAAAAGACAAAATAGTATTCCTACTGGAAATATCTTCACAATTTGCAAGAAAAAAAGATGTCTGTATTCTAGAATAACAGCTAGGAAgttaacaggatttttttttacatcttttggTCCTGATACATTCAAAAGTAATATTACACATATCCCACTCATCTAAAAATGTTGTAAGTTTTCTGCTGACCCTCTCACATAGCCTGGATCTTTATTCATTCCCTTTAATTTCCAAGAGTGGAGTTTCCTTAGCTTAAACTTGCCTCCCCCAACccaaaattcccctggagaaggaaatggcaacccactccagtattcttgcctggagaattctacagacagaggagcctggtgggctacagtccatggggtcacaaacagtcggacacaactgagagactaactttTTAACCCAAAGGTGGTGATCACAATGCTGCAGAGGCATACTCTTCCAATGCTTATAAACATCCTGGAAAGCAACCATGGTCAATATGAGAGGGCAATTTAAATCCATCAATTCTCCCTCTCTCCCATGCATCAAAATATCCTTCAAGGGCTGCCCATCTTCCTGTCTGATGTATAGGACTAGGgctagacaaaaataaaatatcaggtGCCTCTAGCCATCACTTTGTATTTTAACCCCAAAGCTGCATTCTAGGAAAATCTCCATTCCGCCTACATTCCTGACCCTGGCACTAGAGAAGAGTGGGATGCTCTGAAAAGACCTTTAATTCCACATCTATCTACTGAGATCAAAGGAAGTAACCTCTACATGATGGAATTCAGTTTGATCCCGGGCCGACAGTCCTGAAGAACTGTTTTGGGGGACATCCTCCTGGTCTTTGGCATGATTCAGGCCCTTTTCAGAACCCCAACGGGCCACAGGAGACTTGGACAGAGTTCAGGTAAGAGTCATCAAGATGACATAGAGATCAGAAACTGTCTTATGATGCCAGGTTCCAAGAATTCTGGACTTTTACTTTCAGTCTTGGAAACTAAAAGACTAAGAGACTACTTTAATTATTAAGTAGTTCTTTTAAATAGGCACCTGAGTAATACTTCATCTCAATTCAGAAACTTGAAAAAAAGGAACacgtctcaaaaaaaaaaaaaccacctaaaCTCTCAAATCAGTAAAGTGATTTGCATAAAAGGGTTTCCACAGGATGGCAGTGTCTCCCCCTATACTCCTAGTATCTAAAGCCCTTGATTCTAAAATGGGCAGAGGTGGTCAGGTTTTATCTGATGCTTTCTTGAGCAGAGGGCCCAGGATATCTCAACATAGCTGCTTAGGGAAAGGAATGTGTGAGTTTAAGGGAACTCTAACCTTCACACCACAAAGGCTGAAATTTAGAAAGGCCGACAAAAAACGACCTGAGATTTGAATTTTATCAAGAACCTAAAGAATCCCATTTCACATCAAGGAAACCTGACGAAAGCCTTCTCGTATGAATAACAGGCCTCAAGTATTATTAATATGAAGGCGGCCAGAACCGAACGGCTGGGCCCGCCCTCTCCTCAACAGCCTCTCACCACTCAGGTCTTCAACTACTGGCCACGCCGACCCAGCTCTAAAAGGGCTTTCGTGAGCTTCCCTGAGCTCCCAGGCCTTTCCCAGCTCCAGCCTCCGCCTCGGTCTCCGGGCTAAGGCCTTCACGTGGCTCAAAGTCCACGCCCACCGGGCCCAGTTAGGGCGTTGGGCCCGCCGCGGGGCCTGCGCTCTCCTGGGACCAAAGGCCCAAAGAGGGTGGCAGATCAGATCGCAGGTGGGCGCCGCAAGGCCCCGGGGCTCTGCGCCGTCAGTGTGAGCCCGCAGACCTCACCAGGTCGGGACGGCCCTTCCAAAGGAGCCAATCAGGCCGGCCCGGGCCTGCATGACACAGCACGATCTGGCCCAGGCCCCGACCCAGGCCCAACGCAAGCCCCGCCTAGGGGGCGCGCGGGTGCGCAGCTGGGCCCGGTGGGGTCCGCGGCTCCTCATTCGcccccttcctcttcttccctctccctcgTTCCCTGTCTCCACCTCCAAGACGCGCCCACAGCCAGGCCCGACTGGGCCTACCCAGCGCGGTGGGTCTCCCGGTGCGCGCACCCACAAGGGGCGGACGGGCGCGCGCACACACTCACTCAGCTCCGGAGGCCATGGCGCGCGCTTCTCCCAGCCGGCGGCTGTGGCGGACCGCGGGTAACGGCTCTGAGGGGTGGCAGGCGACCGACTGGGCCGGGACTCGGCT is part of the Bubalus kerabau isolate K-KA32 ecotype Philippines breed swamp buffalo chromosome 4, PCC_UOA_SB_1v2, whole genome shotgun sequence genome and harbors:
- the VCP gene encoding transitional endoplasmic reticulum ATPase; this translates as MASGADSKGDDLSTAILKQKNRPNRLIVDEAINEDNSVVSLSQPKMDELQLFRGDTVLLKGKKRREAVCIVLSDDTCSDEKIRMNRVVRNNLRVHLGDVISIQPCPDVKYGKRIHVLPIDDTVEGITGNLFEVYLKPYFLEAYRPIRKGDIFLVRGGMRAVEFKVVETDPSPYCIVAPDTVIHCEGEPIKREDEEESLNEVGYDDIGGCRKQLAQIKEMVELPLRHPALFKAIGVKPPRGILLYGPPGTGKTLIARAVANETGAFFFLINGPEIMSKLAGESESNLRKAFEEAEKNAPAIIFIDELDAIAPKREKTHGEVERRIVSQLLTLMDGLKQRAHVIVMAATNRPNSIDPALRRFGRFDREVDIGIPDATGRLEILQIHTKNMKLADDVDLEQVANETHGHVGADLAALCSEAALQAIRKKMDLIDLEDETIDAEVMNSLAVTMDDFRWALSQSNPSALRETVVEVPQVTWEDIGGLEDVKRELQELVQYPVEHPDKFLKFGMTPSKGVLFYGPPGCGKTLLAKAIANECQANFISIKGPELLTMWFGESEANVREIFDKARQAAPCVLFFDELDSIAKARGGNIGDGGGAADRVINQILTEMDGMSTKKNVFIIGATNRPDIIDPAILRPGRLDQLIYIPLPDEKSRVAILKANLRKSPVAKDVDLEFLAKMTNGFSGADLTEICQRACKLAIRESIESEIRRERERQTNPSAMEVEEDDPVPEIRRDHFEEAMRFARRSVSDNDIRKYEMFAQTLQQSRGFGSFRFPSGNQGGAGPSQGSGGGTGGSVYTEDNDDDLYG